A genomic window from Flavobacterium azooxidireducens includes:
- a CDS encoding TspO/MBR family protein, protein MSKIVKIAIAVAVCLGVGYGSSLVTQSSITTWYPTINKPFFNPPNEVFAPVWTILYVMMGVSAGLVWNKMETVPVLVKKALWVFVIQLILNALWSFLFFGLQNPFLALAEIMLLWLMIFETIKLFKPIDALASKLMIPYLLWVSFAMILNGSIWWLNR, encoded by the coding sequence ATGTCAAAAATAGTTAAAATTGCGATTGCCGTTGCCGTTTGTTTGGGCGTTGGTTATGGTTCGAGTTTAGTGACACAATCTTCAATTACTACTTGGTATCCAACCATAAACAAACCATTTTTTAATCCGCCTAACGAAGTATTTGCTCCGGTTTGGACAATTTTATATGTGATGATGGGTGTGAGTGCCGGATTAGTTTGGAATAAAATGGAAACTGTTCCTGTTTTGGTTAAAAAAGCACTTTGGGTTTTTGTGATTCAATTGATTTTGAATGCGTTGTGGAGTTTTTTATTTTTTGGATTACAGAATCCTTTCTTAGCTTTAGCTGAAATCATGTTGCTTTGGTTGATGATTTTTGAAACAATCAAATTATTTAAACCGATTGATGCGTTGGCAAGTAAATTGATGATACCGTATTTACTTTGGGTAAGTTTTGCGATGATTTTGAATGGAAGTATTTGGTGGTTGAATAGGTAA
- a CDS encoding diphosphomevalonate/mevalonate 3,5-bisphosphate decarboxylase family protein produces the protein MLSPSDFIPKNYQKTVENGSFQWSAPSNIALVKYWGKKENQIPANPSISFTLKNCKTITKLSFSKIEKTDNFSFDLLFEGKPKESFRPKIQKFLERVEVYLPFLKEYHFTIDTQNTFPHSSGIASSASGMAALAVNFMSLEKELNPEMTDEYFNQKASFLARLGSGSACRSIKGEVVIWGNHQQTENSSDLFGIEFSDLHPNFKNYQDTILLVDKGEKQVSSTLGHDLMNGHPYAEKRFEQAHHNLSKIKSILAKGDVNEFVKLVESEALTLHSMMMTSMPYFILMKPNTLEIINKIWKFRQETAIQVCFTLDAGANVHVLYPANVREEVLQFIKNELVVHCQNEQYICDEIGNGAMFLE, from the coding sequence ATGCTGTCACCTTCAGATTTTATTCCTAAAAATTATCAGAAAACGGTCGAAAATGGAAGTTTTCAATGGTCGGCTCCCAGCAATATTGCCTTAGTGAAATATTGGGGAAAAAAGGAAAACCAAATTCCTGCCAATCCCTCCATCAGTTTTACGTTGAAAAATTGCAAAACAATCACAAAGCTGTCTTTTTCTAAAATTGAAAAAACAGATAATTTTTCATTCGATTTATTATTTGAAGGAAAACCAAAAGAATCATTCCGACCAAAAATTCAAAAATTTCTTGAACGAGTTGAGGTTTATTTACCTTTTTTAAAAGAGTATCATTTTACGATTGATACGCAAAATACATTTCCGCATAGTTCAGGAATTGCGTCTTCGGCTTCCGGAATGGCAGCGTTGGCGGTGAATTTTATGAGTTTAGAAAAGGAATTAAATCCTGAAATGACCGATGAATATTTTAATCAAAAAGCATCTTTTTTGGCTAGATTAGGTTCAGGAAGTGCTTGCAGAAGTATAAAAGGCGAAGTCGTTATTTGGGGAAATCATCAGCAAACCGAGAATAGTTCTGATTTATTTGGGATTGAATTTTCAGATCTTCATCCAAATTTTAAAAATTATCAAGACACGATTTTATTAGTAGATAAAGGTGAAAAACAAGTTTCCAGCACATTAGGTCACGATTTGATGAATGGTCATCCGTATGCGGAAAAGCGATTTGAACAAGCTCATCATAATTTATCGAAAATTAAATCTATTTTAGCAAAAGGTGATGTGAATGAATTTGTGAAACTGGTTGAAAGTGAGGCATTAACTCTTCATTCGATGATGATGACTTCAATGCCGTATTTTATTTTGATGAAGCCTAATACGTTGGAAATCATCAACAAAATTTGGAAATTCAGACAAGAAACAGCCATTCAAGTTTGTTTCACATTAGATGCCGGTGCAAATGTTCACGTCCTTTATCCCGCAAACGTTCGCGAAGAAGTCTTGCAATTTATTAAGAATGAATTAGTTGTGCATTGTCAAAACGAACAGTATATTTGCGATGAAATTGGAAACGGAGCTATGTTTTTGGAATAA
- a CDS encoding mevalonate kinase family protein, whose product MKGPLFYSKILLFGEYGIIKDSKGLSIPYNFYNGALKVSENPSPEAIKSNESLRRFTAHLEQLQDEQPELVTFNLELLQQDIDRGMYFDSSIPQGYGVGSSGALVAAIYDKYANNKITVLENLTREKLLQLKAVFSQMESFFHGKSSGLDPLNSYLSLPILINSKDNIEPTGIPSQVTNGKGAVFLLDSGIIGETAPMVNIFMENLKDQGFRRMLKTQFVKHTDACVENFLQGDIKSLFSNTKKLSKVVLNNFKPMIPEQFHNVWQNGIDTNDYYLKLCGSGGGGYILGFTQDLEKAKASLKDYKLEVVYQF is encoded by the coding sequence ATGAAAGGACCACTTTTTTACTCAAAAATTCTTCTATTTGGAGAATATGGAATCATAAAAGATTCAAAAGGACTTTCTATCCCTTATAATTTTTATAACGGAGCATTGAAAGTGAGTGAAAATCCGTCGCCGGAAGCAATCAAATCGAACGAAAGTTTACGACGATTTACTGCTCATTTAGAGCAATTGCAAGACGAGCAACCAGAGTTGGTGACTTTCAATTTAGAATTACTTCAGCAAGATATTGATAGAGGAATGTATTTTGATTCTTCAATTCCGCAAGGCTATGGTGTTGGAAGTAGCGGTGCTTTAGTCGCTGCTATTTATGATAAATATGCCAACAATAAAATCACGGTTTTAGAGAATTTAACCCGCGAAAAATTATTACAATTAAAAGCAGTTTTTTCGCAAATGGAATCTTTTTTCCACGGAAAAAGCTCTGGTTTAGATCCATTAAATAGCTACTTAAGTTTGCCGATTTTAATCAATTCAAAAGATAATATAGAACCAACCGGAATTCCGTCTCAAGTTACGAATGGAAAAGGTGCTGTATTTTTGTTAGATTCCGGAATTATTGGTGAAACTGCTCCGATGGTCAATATTTTTATGGAGAATTTGAAAGATCAAGGATTTAGAAGAATGCTTAAAACGCAATTTGTTAAACACACCGATGCTTGTGTAGAAAACTTTTTGCAAGGCGATATAAAATCTCTTTTTAGCAACACCAAAAAATTATCTAAAGTGGTGTTGAATAATTTTAAACCAATGATTCCTGAACAATTTCACAATGTTTGGCAAAACGGAATCGATACAAATGACTATTATTTAAAACTTTGTGGTTCCGGCGGTGGAGGCTACATTCTTGGTTTTACACAAGATTTGGAAAAAGCCAAAGCTTCATTAAAAGACTATAAACTAGA
- a CDS encoding type II toxin-antitoxin system RelE/ParE family toxin, translating into MDTSRNVKFSIQADKSLEKILNYLFREHSKKLQTDFLDKLYFSLNAIKLNPESFPKSEINKKQYRCVVSWQTTLYYRFNSKEIRVLALFDTRMNPEKIKKIK; encoded by the coding sequence ATGGATACAAGCCGAAACGTTAAATTTTCTATACAAGCCGATAAATCATTAGAGAAAATTTTAAATTATTTATTTAGAGAACATTCAAAAAAATTGCAAACAGATTTTTTAGATAAGTTATATTTTTCATTGAATGCAATTAAATTAAATCCGGAAAGTTTTCCAAAATCGGAAATAAATAAAAAGCAATATCGTTGTGTAGTTTCTTGGCAAACTACTTTATATTATAGATTTAATAGTAAGGAAATCAGAGTGCTTGCGTTATTTGACACTCGGATGAATCCTGAAAAAATAAAAAAGATTAAATAA